From Desulfovibrio desulfuricans:
ACGCGCCTGTGCGGCAGCAAACATTTCGCCCACTGTGGCAAGGCCGTGCGAAGCAACGGTATGGTTATGAATGTCGGCGCAGATCATGGTTTCTCCAGCCGCCCCCGGCCCTCCTAAAATGCAGCCTGTGCAAGCAGGGAACGGGCGTCCTTCACGTCCTGGGCAATGCGCTGCTTGAGGGCGTCCACCGAAGCAAAGCGTTCTTCACCACGCACACGGCCCACAAACTCCAGGCGCATCATCTGACCATAAAGGTTTTTGCCGTCTTCCAGCAAAAAAGTTTCAACACCAAGCTCGTTGTCGCCAAAGGTGGGTTTGCGGCCCACGCAGGTCACTGCGGGCCATGCGTGGCCCTCCAGGGTGGCGCGGGTGGCGTACACGCCTTCCACAGGAAGCACCACTTCGGGCTTGCGCTGGTTGGCGGTGGGAAAGCCCAGGCCAGCCCCGCGCCCATCGCCGTGCACAACTTCGCCGCTGAAACCGTGGAATCGCCCAAGCAGGCGCGCGGCCCTCGCCACATCCCCCTGGCCTATGAGCCCGCGCAGAGACGTGGAGCTGACAACCGTGCCTTCTACCAGCACGGGTTCAAGCTGCTCCACGGTAAAGCCGGTCAGTGCGCCAAGCTCGCGCAGCACCGTGACCTGCCCCCCACGGTTGCGGCCCAGCGTAAAATCGTAGCCCACCACAAGGCGGCGCAGATGCATGGGTTCAAGAATGGTCTGCACGAATGTTCCGGCATCCAGCGAGGCCAGTTCGCGCGTAAAGGGCAGCTCAAGCACAAAGGGAACACCCAGCGCTTCAAGCAGGGCGAACCTGTCTTCGCGCGTGGTGAGGGGCATGTGCCCGCGCTCGGGAAAGAGCACCTGGCGGGGATGCGGCCAGAAGGTCATGACCACCGGGGTCAGGCCTTCCTGCGTAGCAACCTCGAGGGTGCGGCGGATAAGAGCCTGATGCCCAAGATGGACGCCGTCGAAATTGCCGATGGTGACGGCGGCACCCGCGAGGGCGCCCAGCGCGTCAACTGAATGGACGATTTTCATTATATATGTCGGTTCCCGAACAGATAACGCACGCCCGGCGGCTAGATGAGCCGGTCGAAAACGAGTTTGTAAATCTTGCGGATATGCAGCACCAGCTTGAGATTGATGCTCTTGGCCTGACCGGGATCCTGCGTGGAAAAGGAGCACAGGTGCCGGGCAACTTCGCTGAAGTCGCCATCGCCCCGTGGCTCAAGCATGGCCCAGTATTCATTGGCCCGCTGCACAATATGGCTGCTGTGCTTGTCCTTGTGCGCCTGCACGTATTCCTGCTGAAAAAGCTCAAACATACGCGGAGCGTCAACAGGAAAAGACCGCGCCAGCGCCAGTCGCCACAGGGCCATGTAGAGCCCCATGAGTTCCGACTGCATCTGGCGGCGACGCATGAACTGCATGCGCTTGATGCCCAGCAGTTCAAGCTCAAGGGTAAAGTCGGCATCGGCCAGCAATGCCTTGAAATTCTCCAAAGCCGCTCGCGCGGCTTCAGACGGGGCACCGTCTGTCGATGCCTCCTGCGTGGTGAGATCGTCACTGTTCTGCATGGCTGTCACACTTAACTGTTTGCTCGTAAGATCCCAAAATGCCTAGTCTCCGCCCTCGCGGGACGAACCCTGGCCCTGCCCGTCGGCAGATTGCCCTGCAGTACCCTCGGTTGCATTGCCGCCACGACGTCGCGAGGAACGGCGACGGCGTTTGCCGGAATGCGAAGAATTGCCCTCGCCAGCGCCGGAATCAAAACCGGAATCCGCTGATCCGCCCTGCCCTTCAGGGGCAGCGGGGCTGGCTTCCACTTCGTCCGCGCTGCGGCCACCGGATGGCTTTGGCCGGCCACCGCGTGAACGGCCCGGCTTTGCCTGACGCGACTGACGCTGCTGGCCCTCGGCGGCGCGAGGCCGCCCATCGGGAAAGCGTGTTTCGCGCAGGCTTTCCTGATGGCAGGCATCCAGCAGCATGGCCAGAAGCAGCACGTTGTCTTCCTCATCGCTCTGCGTGGCCAGATCGCGCGCAAGCTGGGCATAGCGCCCAACGCGCATGCGTTCAAGCCCGGTCAGATTGCGGAACCGCCCTTCAAGAATGGCGGTCAGTCTGGCCCCGGCTACCCGCGCCACGTCTTCGTCCGAAGGCAGAGGCAGGGGCATTATGCCGATCTTGTAGTGTTTTGCGATGCGGTCAAGCTCCATGCGCTGCATCACGTCCACCAGCGAAATGACCGTACCGGCGGCACCCGCGCGGCCAGTGCGGCCTGCGCGATGGATGTAGCTTTCGTGATCTTCCGGCGGCTCATAAAGAAAAACGTGCGAGAGCTGCGCGATGTCAATGCCGCGCGCCGCAACATCTGTAGCCACAAGATATTGCAGCTTGCCCTCGCGGATTTTTTCAAGCACGGCCTCGCGGCGCGACTGCGAAAGATCCGCGGAAAGCTCGTCGGCGCTGTAGCCAAAGCCCTGCAAAACGCCCGTCACATAATGAACGTTGGACTTGGTATTGCAAAAAATAATGGCGGAGGCGGGGTTTTCCGTTTCCAGCAGGCGCACGAGCGCCCGGTCTTTATCCATGGGCTTCACCTCGCAAAAGAGGTGCTGCACTTCGGCCACGTGCACTTCTTTTTGCGAGAGGGAAAGCATGGCCGGTTCCGCCATGAATTCACGCGCCAGCTTGAGCACATGGGGCGGATACGTGGCGGAGAACAGGCAGGTATGAATGCGCTTTTGCGGCAGATAGCTCTGGATTTCCTTCATGTCGGGATAAAACCCGATGGAAAGCATGCGGTCGGCCTCGTCAAAAACCAGAACGCGCAGGTCGCGCAGTTCCATGGTGCGGCGCAGCAAATGGTCAAGCACACGACCGGGCGTGCCCACAATAACCTGCGCGCCGTCGCGCAGGGCATCCATCTGCTTTTTATAGCCCACGCCGCCATAAACAGCGGCAGTACGGATGCCTGTTTCTGCAAAAATTACAGCGGCCTCGCGCTCAACCTGAACGGCGAGCTCGCGCGTGGGGGCCAGCACCAGAGCCTGCGGGGCCTTGAGGTCGGCAGAAATATGGGGAAGCATGGGCAAGAGGTAGCAGCCGGTCTTGCCGCTGCCAGTGCGGGACTGCACCATGATGTCGCGCCCGGCCAGCAGATAGGGCAAGGCCAGCGACTGCACGGGCATAAGGCTTTGCCAGCCGGCCCGGCGGCAGGCCGCACTCACGGCCTCGGGCAATTCGTCAAGGGTAACCCTGGGCAGGGCGTCATCGGGTTCGCTGACGGAAATGCCGTGCAACGCGGCGTCAGAAGCGGAATCCGCACACTCATTCACAGTGGAATCGTAATCGGCCATGTATTTTCCCGGCGGCACACCCGCCATAACTAAGAGTTTTGCTAACGTGCCAGCATGCCACACCCGGCATGGATTCGCAAGTTGCGCCTTTTGCGGCAGACCATGCCGCCTCAGGAACGCCGCGCTTGCGTCCTGCGGCTCTTGCAGGTAGATTTAACTGTTTGCGCGGAACAAACCGCACTATTAGACACCGCATTTTGTCGGCACAACGCAAGCGCGCACAGCCCTGCCAGCCGACACAACAAAGGAGGCCCCATGTCCGCTACCCCTGACGGCAGCGCGGCTCTGGAAGGCAACCCCGGGTTTCAGCCCGACTTCAGCAAGGGGCTTTTGCCCGCCATCGCACAGGATTGCGACAGCGGCGAAGT
This genomic window contains:
- a CDS encoding bifunctional riboflavin kinase/FAD synthetase, with product MKIVHSVDALGALAGAAVTIGNFDGVHLGHQALIRRTLEVATQEGLTPVVMTFWPHPRQVLFPERGHMPLTTREDRFALLEALGVPFVLELPFTRELASLDAGTFVQTILEPMHLRRLVVGYDFTLGRNRGGQVTVLRELGALTGFTVEQLEPVLVEGTVVSSTSLRGLIGQGDVARAARLLGRFHGFSGEVVHGDGRGAGLGFPTANQRKPEVVLPVEGVYATRATLEGHAWPAVTCVGRKPTFGDNELGVETFLLEDGKNLYGQMMRLEFVGRVRGEERFASVDALKQRIAQDVKDARSLLAQAAF
- a CDS encoding DEAD/DEAH box helicase is translated as MADYDSTVNECADSASDAALHGISVSEPDDALPRVTLDELPEAVSAACRRAGWQSLMPVQSLALPYLLAGRDIMVQSRTGSGKTGCYLLPMLPHISADLKAPQALVLAPTRELAVQVEREAAVIFAETGIRTAAVYGGVGYKKQMDALRDGAQVIVGTPGRVLDHLLRRTMELRDLRVLVFDEADRMLSIGFYPDMKEIQSYLPQKRIHTCLFSATYPPHVLKLAREFMAEPAMLSLSQKEVHVAEVQHLFCEVKPMDKDRALVRLLETENPASAIIFCNTKSNVHYVTGVLQGFGYSADELSADLSQSRREAVLEKIREGKLQYLVATDVAARGIDIAQLSHVFLYEPPEDHESYIHRAGRTGRAGAAGTVISLVDVMQRMELDRIAKHYKIGIMPLPLPSDEDVARVAGARLTAILEGRFRNLTGLERMRVGRYAQLARDLATQSDEEDNVLLLAMLLDACHQESLRETRFPDGRPRAAEGQQRQSRQAKPGRSRGGRPKPSGGRSADEVEASPAAPEGQGGSADSGFDSGAGEGNSSHSGKRRRRSSRRRGGNATEGTAGQSADGQGQGSSREGGD